One genomic window of uncultured Campylobacter sp. includes the following:
- a CDS encoding surface layer protein SapB11: MAVTQAQVAQLYVALFNRAPEGDGFRAWVAAGATKTQAQIANEMLASPATAPYYASLGIDISTNRGYVELIYKNILGKDYVRDPDGINAWVRHLDAGHSRGDTLVKLFEVATSAEARAADPVAAAVFANKTEIASYMAQKIADIRQDLSGDYDYREFQEIIKTTTATNLDEQKARIDALAASTVHNLSTDSNEILGSVGQDIFNAVADSVVSNATLKPTDKIDGGGGENTLNVRVNDSFNGMTTGYIKHIDNLNLTSTAPTAKTFNARGIEGLKKVTLDSQNGLNLLNPQNIVDISLQNVTSNAANGFKLDYNSSTIAGVNDTQNLTLDKVNLHKYAITGVTGSDDAGINIPNIENLNISTKGEKSNVTIKSGAGTGNHYKNITVKGNTDLTVKAESDRIEKFDASAFTATLDYTYKALASTPSGATSIIKGGSSKDVIKLDFKDVRAADARPYFEIDGGAGNDEVIVKRLKANENRFNITNVEKVSIEKVDTGVPNSTATADFTGSDVTHLYTSKFKDNLKVVNSSIKSVTVDKPALDESGNPVISSGPYGTTQFTNGYLENINVENTIDPRNPVGEAIINPTIPGLRSKVTAYVSADESEKVTVNIGKNVYAQKIAGDWVNSDRMHANEGIGIIAPRAKDITVNFNSPGTLGNTHANTTGISITNVALADLSTTAGANQRDLSGAFDKLTINSKSNILSNVDATFLEKLKVFNINTDTNFEAIGDRKFESIQQINASGLASNNIKTGKVFFTDNVIGKGNGATGTADATQSIGIKAEHLNSFKANKGIFTKGNINVNLNDMQGQAEIANGINTTSTDTMQAHFDNWSNVSHNFQYGASTTEASVVTEGTFRVNANNINNLLVGNIIARDIEISAGNARGNVSLASSGGQYTTVSNPHANGVGKIGNDKTINNTIDLSQVAGSYNVGELFGQNIKFKAAVFNSPTYYSEEIDAGLKSDKDNYNSYATTNTIKANFGGARANQDIISLEAKGVQSNSDGNTNVYVKFDDGTASPNDLKTFKATGENVNLVVNGKFNTGTTSKLETIDLSDVKTGSTSFLNLSDVAFSTDTTTQNGNPSSNYGNYHNLKANGGFGVVGGSNLKNPLFDNKGIATNFKATTTLYDWGGTHVTGNNVPNFHGQDHKISGADSDTDMSREKSALGANQHAKLSYIKGTQGNDVVLLANDMATGVAANPDGIKRLNVDLGDGDDIIHVGTLATNTEIVIDGGRGRDLFDVSRAKTDPTVTKIVTIKNIEAGDKIKLADWFAHGYDPKSPDFASMQSSIYTNSTLHANGVEDTKVKFYDYNSPDTTNDNDQPTHGRYFHTTMSNNNNSKGVFDNMSTSRENSAVDTGSSGSNIHGQRDEATNPSKISGYMPAMNTEPTIQPGIEKGVVAQTGTDGHAGGDRYEYTAKYGDLAWQGGTAATNDRTVDTTAAHNISVGGKGANGQYTGETFLNGATKPFVETGSAPVAATLSTANPHGAIAQTGITNIGYSSATVPTNWLSGHSTGTPPTGTTWVDWEFKTLDGAVHQYHNNSGVIASSPLPAGVTSNHRLNTDGKFYEVGTAQNQHTVVNQQLYSNEYTDIHGANGPANSVIGGTPILHNGNVIIQNSGIQGQIGPNATTPTLTNLRKAILIETASDSSKHTTTISSSDKAIYDAHNIVKLTVNTKYIDLSNVAGMDNLIQAVNQTISVNRMWNDTTVVQDDGLKIGTTYFSNQNGDQTYGEAISGYVRHINWGGGDNGSYEAHNDRLYAFSWRGDTYLVYDKNATAAGTANTLTADDTIVRLAGVNLENLQYRVDAKTGTIEILSTNHFNG; the protein is encoded by the coding sequence ATGGCAGTAACACAAGCCCAAGTAGCGCAGCTTTACGTTGCGTTATTTAACAGAGCCCCGGAAGGCGACGGCTTTAGAGCGTGGGTAGCCGCAGGCGCTACTAAAACGCAGGCTCAGATAGCCAACGAGATGCTGGCATCTCCGGCTACGGCGCCTTATTATGCTAGTCTAGGTATAGACATAAGCACAAACAGAGGCTATGTAGAGCTCATCTACAAAAACATCCTAGGTAAAGACTACGTAAGAGACCCAGACGGTATAAACGCATGGGTTAGACACCTAGACGCAGGTCACAGCAGAGGAGACACTCTGGTTAAACTATTTGAAGTAGCCACTTCTGCAGAAGCTAGAGCCGCAGACCCGGTAGCGGCGGCGGTATTTGCTAATAAAACAGAGATAGCCTCTTATATGGCGCAAAAGATCGCCGATATCAGGCAAGATCTCTCCGGAGACTACGATTACAGAGAGTTTCAGGAGATTATAAAAACTACTACGGCTACCAACCTAGACGAGCAAAAAGCTAGGATAGACGCGCTAGCAGCTTCTACCGTACATAACCTAAGCACGGATTCAAACGAAATACTAGGAAGCGTAGGTCAGGATATATTTAACGCCGTAGCCGACAGCGTTGTAAGTAACGCTACTCTAAAACCTACCGATAAGATAGACGGCGGCGGCGGAGAAAACACTCTAAACGTTAGAGTAAACGATAGCTTTAACGGCATGACTACCGGCTATATCAAGCATATCGATAATCTAAATTTAACCTCTACGGCGCCTACGGCCAAGACCTTTAACGCGCGAGGCATAGAGGGTCTTAAAAAAGTAACCCTAGATAGCCAAAATGGTTTAAATTTACTAAATCCGCAAAATATCGTGGATATTAGCCTTCAAAACGTAACTAGCAATGCTGCTAACGGCTTTAAGCTAGATTACAACTCAAGCACTATCGCCGGCGTTAACGATACTCAAAATTTAACCCTAGATAAGGTAAATTTACACAAATATGCTATCACTGGCGTAACAGGAAGCGACGATGCGGGTATCAACATCCCTAATATCGAAAATCTAAACATCTCTACTAAGGGCGAGAAGAGTAACGTAACTATAAAATCCGGCGCAGGTACGGGAAATCACTATAAAAACATAACCGTAAAAGGCAACACCGACCTAACCGTAAAAGCCGAAAGCGACCGCATAGAAAAATTCGACGCATCAGCCTTTACCGCCACTCTTGATTATACTTATAAGGCTCTAGCTTCTACTCCTTCCGGCGCTACTAGCATCATCAAAGGCGGTAGCAGTAAAGACGTCATAAAATTAGACTTTAAAGACGTTAGAGCCGCGGATGCTAGACCGTACTTCGAGATAGACGGCGGAGCGGGTAACGACGAAGTGATCGTAAAACGCCTAAAAGCCAACGAAAATAGATTTAACATCACAAACGTAGAAAAAGTCAGCATCGAGAAAGTGGATACCGGCGTACCCAATAGCACCGCTACGGCAGATTTTACCGGCTCGGACGTTACTCATCTATATACGAGCAAATTTAAAGACAATCTAAAAGTAGTAAATTCGTCTATAAAAAGCGTTACCGTGGATAAACCGGCTCTTGACGAGAGCGGCAACCCCGTTATTTCTAGCGGCCCTTATGGTACTACGCAGTTTACAAACGGCTATCTAGAAAACATCAATGTAGAAAACACCATAGACCCTAGAAATCCGGTAGGCGAAGCTATCATAAACCCTACCATTCCAGGCCTAAGAAGCAAGGTAACCGCATACGTGTCTGCCGACGAGAGCGAAAAAGTAACCGTAAATATCGGTAAAAATGTGTATGCACAAAAGATAGCGGGCGACTGGGTAAACTCTGATAGAATGCATGCAAATGAAGGCATAGGCATCATCGCTCCTAGAGCTAAAGATATAACCGTAAATTTCAACTCCCCGGGTACTTTAGGTAATACCCACGCAAATACTACCGGCATAAGCATAACTAATGTGGCTCTGGCTGATCTTAGCACTACTGCTGGTGCAAACCAAAGAGACCTTAGCGGCGCATTTGACAAGCTAACCATAAACTCAAAGTCAAATATCCTAAGCAACGTTGACGCCACTTTCCTTGAAAAGCTAAAAGTGTTTAATATCAACACCGATACGAATTTCGAGGCTATCGGCGATAGAAAATTTGAGTCTATCCAGCAGATTAACGCTAGCGGTCTTGCTTCAAATAATATTAAAACCGGCAAAGTCTTCTTTACCGATAACGTCATCGGTAAAGGCAACGGTGCTACAGGAACGGCTGATGCTACTCAGTCTATCGGTATCAAAGCCGAGCATTTAAATTCATTTAAGGCCAATAAAGGTATCTTCACAAAAGGTAACATAAACGTTAACCTAAACGACATGCAAGGCCAAGCGGAGATAGCTAACGGTATAAACACCACTAGCACCGACACGATGCAAGCGCATTTTGACAACTGGAGCAACGTTTCGCACAACTTCCAATATGGCGCGAGCACTACGGAAGCATCCGTAGTTACCGAGGGGACGTTTAGGGTAAATGCGAACAATATTAACAACCTACTAGTAGGCAATATCATCGCAAGAGATATAGAGATCAGCGCAGGCAATGCTAGGGGCAACGTCAGCCTAGCTAGTAGCGGCGGGCAATATACGACTGTCTCCAACCCACATGCTAACGGGGTAGGTAAGATAGGTAACGACAAAACCATCAATAATACTATCGACCTATCTCAGGTAGCAGGTAGCTATAATGTAGGCGAGCTTTTTGGACAAAATATCAAATTTAAAGCAGCCGTATTTAACTCTCCTACGTACTATAGCGAAGAGATAGATGCCGGTCTAAAGAGCGACAAAGATAACTACAACTCATACGCTACGACGAATACTATAAAAGCAAATTTCGGCGGCGCTAGAGCAAACCAAGACATTATCTCTTTAGAGGCGAAAGGCGTTCAGTCAAATTCCGACGGCAACACTAACGTCTATGTTAAATTTGACGATGGTACTGCATCTCCTAATGACCTAAAAACCTTTAAGGCAACCGGCGAAAATGTAAATTTAGTCGTAAACGGTAAATTTAATACGGGTACGACCTCTAAGCTCGAAACCATAGATCTAAGCGACGTAAAAACAGGCTCTACGTCTTTCTTGAATTTATCTGATGTTGCATTCTCTACGGATACAACTACTCAAAACGGCAACCCTTCTTCAAACTATGGCAATTACCACAATCTTAAGGCAAACGGCGGCTTTGGCGTAGTTGGCGGTTCAAACTTAAAAAATCCGTTATTTGATAACAAAGGCATTGCAACAAACTTCAAAGCTACTACGACCCTATACGATTGGGGTGGAACGCATGTAACCGGTAACAATGTGCCGAATTTCCATGGACAGGACCACAAAATAAGCGGAGCCGATAGCGATACCGATATGTCAAGAGAAAAAAGCGCTCTAGGTGCTAATCAGCACGCTAAGCTATCTTATATCAAAGGCACTCAAGGCAACGACGTAGTACTACTAGCGAACGATATGGCCACTGGCGTAGCGGCAAATCCGGACGGTATCAAGCGTCTAAACGTAGATCTAGGCGACGGCGACGATATTATCCACGTAGGTACTCTAGCGACAAACACCGAGATCGTCATCGACGGCGGTAGGGGCAGGGATTTATTTGACGTAAGTAGGGCTAAAACGGATCCTACTGTAACTAAGATCGTTACTATCAAAAATATCGAAGCCGGCGATAAGATCAAGTTGGCAGACTGGTTTGCTCATGGCTACGATCCTAAATCCCCAGACTTTGCTTCTATGCAATCATCCATTTATACCAACTCGACGCTTCATGCTAACGGCGTAGAGGATACCAAAGTTAAGTTTTACGACTATAATAGCCCGGATACTACAAACGACAACGATCAACCGACACACGGTAGATACTTCCATACTACAATGTCAAATAATAATAACTCAAAAGGCGTTTTTGATAATATGAGTACTAGTAGAGAAAATAGTGCTGTAGATACCGGAAGCTCAGGTTCAAATATACATGGACAAAGGGATGAGGCTACCAATCCAAGTAAAATCAGCGGCTATATGCCAGCTATGAATACCGAGCCTACTATCCAACCGGGCATAGAAAAAGGCGTAGTGGCGCAAACTGGTACAGACGGTCACGCGGGTGGCGACAGATATGAGTATACTGCTAAGTACGGCGACCTTGCATGGCAGGGCGGTACTGCTGCTACTAACGACAGAACCGTTGATACAACTGCTGCTCATAACATTTCCGTCGGCGGTAAAGGAGCAAATGGTCAGTATACGGGCGAGACATTCTTGAACGGCGCTACAAAACCGTTTGTCGAGACTGGTTCTGCACCTGTTGCAGCTACTTTATCTACGGCTAACCCTCATGGTGCTATCGCTCAAACCGGTATAACAAATATTGGATATAGTAGCGCAACGGTTCCTACTAACTGGTTGTCAGGACACTCTACTGGTACGCCTCCTACCGGCACGACGTGGGTTGATTGGGAGTTTAAAACCCTTGACGGCGCAGTACATCAATACCATAACAATAGCGGCGTCATCGCGTCGTCTCCGCTTCCTGCAGGAGTAACCTCGAACCATAGACTAAATACCGACGGCAAATTCTATGAGGTAGGTACGGCACAAAACCAGCATACTGTTGTAAATCAGCAACTATATTCTAACGAATACACTGATATTCACGGCGCTAACGGCCCAGCCAATTCCGTGATAGGCGGTACGCCGATCTTGCATAATGGCAATGTTATCATACAAAACTCGGGTATCCAAGGACAAATCGGACCGAACGCTACTACGCCTACGCTTACAAATCTAAGAAAGGCTATTCTTATCGAAACCGCTTCTGATAGTAGCAAGCACACGACTACCATCAGTTCTAGTGATAAGGCGATCTACGATGCGCACAATATAGTTAAACTAACGGTCAATACGAAGTATATTGACCTATCTAACGTGGCGGGCATGGATAATCTTATACAAGCTGTTAATCAGACCATAAGCGTTAACAGAATGTGGAACGATACTACGGTAGTTCAAGATGATGGGTTAAAAATAGGCACTACTTACTTTAGTAACCAAAACGGTGATCAGACTTACGGCGAAGCCATAAGCGGCTATGTAAGACACATCAACTGGGGTGGCGGCGATAACGGCTCTTACGAAGCTCACAACGATAGACTATATGCTTTCTCTTGGAGGGGCGATACGTATCTAGTTTACGATAAAAATGCGACTGCTGCAGGCACTGCAAATACATTAACCGCAGACGATACTATCGTGAGACTTGCGGGCGTCAACCTAGAAAATCTACAGTACAGAGTAGATGCAAAAACAGGAACGATAGAGATACTAAGCACTAATCACTTCAACGGCTAA